In Oryza brachyantha chromosome 2, ObraRS2, whole genome shotgun sequence, a single window of DNA contains:
- the LOC102712146 gene encoding uncharacterized protein LOC102712146, whose translation MATALASRVESWARDQAARLPRWARPPPWPSSWSWSWPPPPRAPAWPGDRRRQRERMFREEFERRRRQLRELCRAVRVDTVAELQELLCAVVLAECVYKRPVSEMMRYINKFKSDFGGNIVSLERVQPSLDHVPHRYLLAETGDTLFATFIGTKQYKDIIADVNILQGTVFHEDTAHDLSDAVKCVQNDDQMGEENLGTSYREKSKQLRKSKPAAHRGFLARAKGIPALELYKLAQKKNRKLVLCGHSLGGAVAALATLAILRVLASSSPSKEPNRLQVKCITFSQPPVGNAALRDYVHRRGWQDYFKSYCIPEDLVPRILSPAYFHHYNAQIPEASIVNNTNVKSDEKKETTSVRPKENNGEQLVLGVGPVQKSLWRLSKLVPLEGVRKSLSALQKQTNIFGKAPSQLDSFLQSKVDESEDGLQCLEIQEGSDGIALTPLSDKDGALTEENNRTDKTNVSDVGGSKRWNRVPSLPSYVPFGELYLLGDSSVNALSDSEYSKMTSVQSVITELRERLQSHSMKSYRARFQKIYDMCMCANAPLFTGIEQLPQFSHLQELLGLTAADSIELGHIVEPPTIRTATSILPLGWNGCPGGKSAEPLKVDIIGHGLHLCTLFQAQINGNWYSTVIETLPIASYSSDQEVQPTLQKMRILVGHPLKQPPNYTSEDFMVPVVTGAENPDYGFDLLFEDKDCCKGLNEFLIYGTSDFVTICKEVYVRTRRVRLLGLEGAGKTSLLKALLGQFKERSKAVLECIHVDLHGKGVSNGLCYVDSTTVNLQELPLEVAQFKEELQLGTHDLSKKTDLIIVVHNLAHRIPQYHQSNASRPQPALSLLLDEAKALGIPWILAITNKFSVSAHEQNALISSAMEAYQASPDMTKVVNSSPFLMPSATNSVRPISSASGSLRNEDPSGRTAFCPVNFALSPFQRKDIVMHVEGVTALRQLVHGVIRSNEEPAFEELARERLSLELEREKAASLQAQQKPQKRDGSVTAAAVGASLGAGLGIVMAVIMGAGSALRKP comes from the exons ATGGCGACGGCGCTGGCGAGCCGCGTCGAGTCGTGGGCGCGGGACCAGGCGGCGCGGCTGCCCCGCtgggcgcggccgccgccctggCCCTCGTCCTGGTCCTGGTCatggcccccgccgccccggGCGCCCGCGTGGCCCggggaccgccgccgccagcgggAGCGCATGTTCCGCGAGGAGttcgagcgccgccgccgccagctccgcGAGCTCTGCCGCGCCGTCCGCGTCGACACCGTCGCCGAGCTCCAGGAGCTGCTCTGCGCTGTCGTCCTCGCCGAGTGCGTCTACAAG AGACCTGTTTCTGAGATGATGAGATATATCAATAAGTTCAAATCTGATTTTGGTGGAAACATTGTGTCTCTTGAGCGTGTTCAGCCATCCTTGGATCATGTACCGCATAG GTACCTGTTAGCAGAGACTGGTGACACTCTATTTGCTACGTTTATCGGTACAAAACAATACAA AGATATTATTGCTGACGTGAATATACTCCAAGGAACCGTATTTCATGAGGATACTGCACATGATTTATCTGATGCTGTTAAGTGTGTGCAAAATGATGACCAGATGGGTGAAGAAAACCTTGGGACATCTTATcgagaaaaatcaaaacagtTGAGAAAATCAAAACCTGCTGCACACCGG GGTTTCTTAGCACGTGCCAAGGGAATTCCTGCTCTGGAGCTATACAAACTTGCTCAGAAGAAGAACAGGAAACTTGTTCTGTGCGGACATTCGCTTGGTGGAGCG GTAGCTGCTTTGGCTACCCTCGCAATATTAAGAGTACTTGCATCCTCATCTCCATCTAAAGAGCCTAACAGGCTTCAGGTGAAGTGTATCACATTTTCTCAGCCTCCAGTTGGGAATGCTGCACTGAGAGA CTACGTTCATCGAAGAGGATGGCAGGACTACTTCAAATCCTACTGTATTCCAGAGGATTTGGTGCCGCGTATTTTATCACCTGCATACTTTCACCACTATAATGCCCAAATACCTGAAGCATCTATTGTAAATAACACAAATGTAAAGTCTGATGAAAAAAAGGAGACAACGTCTGTAAGGCCAAAAGAGAACAATGGGGAGCAACTTGTTCTAGGTGTTGGTCCTGTTCAAAAGTCTCTCTGGAGACTTTCAAAGCTTGTTCCCTTGGAAGGAGTGCGGAAAAGTTTAAGTGCACttcagaaacaaacaaatatttttggaaaggCACCATCACAGTTGGATAGTTTTTTGCAATCAAAGGTTGATGAATCAGAGGATGGGCTGCAATGTCTTGAGATTCAAGAAGGTTCAGACGGAATTGCTCTTACACCTTTATCTGATAAAGATGGAGCACTCACTGAAGAAAACAACAGGACTGATAAAACTAATGTGTCTGATGTTGGGGGTTCTAAACGGTGGAATAGAGTACCTTCTTTGCCTTCATATGTTCCATTTGGTGAG CTATACTTGTTGGGTGATTCATCAGTCAATGCACTTTCAGATTCAGAGTACTCCAAGATGACATCG GTGCAGTCAGTTATAACAGAATTAAGAGAGCGTTTGCAATCACACTCAATGAAGTCCTATAGGGCCCGCTTCCAGAA AATATATGACATGTGCATGTGTGCAAATGCCCCGCTTTTTACGGGCATTGAGCAATTACCACAATTTTCACATCTGCAAGAACTACTTGGTTTAACAGCCGCTGATTCCATTGAACTTGGCCATATTGTGGAGCCCCCTACTATTCGAACTGCCACTTCCATTCTTCCTCTTGGATGGAATGGCTGCCCTGGTGGTAAAAGTGCTGAACCTCTGAAAGTGGATATAATCGGGCATGGCCTGCACTTGTGCACTCTTTTCCAGGCTCAGATAAATGGAAACTG GTATTCAACAGTCATTGAAACTCTACCAATAGCTTCATATTCATCAGATCAGGAAGTGCAACCTACACTGCAGAAAATGCGGATTCTAGTTGGCCATCCACTAAAGCAGCCTCCAAATTATACCAGTGAAGATTTTATGGTTCCTGTGGTCACGGGTGCAGAGAATCCAGATTATGGATTTGACTTATTATTTGAAGATAAAGATTGTTGCAAGGGTTTGAATGAATTTCTTATATACGGTACGAGTGATTTTGTAACTATATGTAAAGAAGTCTATGTGAGGACCAGGAGGGTCCGATTGCTTGGACTAGAG GGGGCAGGTAAAACTTCCTTGCTGAAAGCATTGTTAGGACAATTTAAGGAAAGAAGCAAAGCAGTTCTTGAGTGCATACATGTAGATTTGCATGGAAAGGGTGTATCAAATGGATTGTGCTACGTTGACTCGACAACAGTGAACTTGCAG GAGCTACCCTTAGAAGTTGCACAATTCAAAGAAGAACTGCAGTTAGGGACACATGATCTCAGCAAGAAGACTGACTTAATTATTGTTGTGCATAACCTTGCTCATCGAATTCCTCAGTATCACCAGTCCAACGCTTCTCGGCCTCAGCCAGCTCTTTCACTTCTCTTGGATGAAGCCAAGGCTCTTGGCATTCCATGGATTCTTGCAATAACTAATAAATTCTCTGTCAGTGCACATGAACAGAATGCATTGATCAGTTCAGCAATGGAAGCCTACCAAGCCTCTCCTGACATGACTAAAGTTGTTAACTCTTCCCCATTTCTGATGCCAAGTGCTACAAATAGTGTGCGCCCCATCAGCTCAGCTAGTGGCAGTCTGAGGAATGAGGATCCTTCTGGCAGAACTGCTTTTTGTCCAGTAAACTTTGCACTCTCGCCATTTCAGAGGAAGGACATTGTTATGCATGTTGAGGGTGTGACTGCTCTTCGTCAACTCGTACATGGAGTAATTCGCAGTAATGAAGAACCAGCATTTGAG GAACTTGCTCGTGAGAGATTGTCTCTGGAgctggagagagagaaagcagCATCTCTGCAAGCGCAACAGAAGCCCCAGAAGAGAGATGGCTCTGTTACAGCTGCTGCCGTAGGAGCATCACTTGGTGCCGGACTGGGGATCGTAATGGCTGTAATAATGGGAGCCGGATCAGCACTCCGGAAGCCATGA